A genomic segment from Candidatus Saganbacteria bacterium encodes:
- a CDS encoding Crp/Fnr family transcriptional regulator: protein MNKKTKLWYLSNINLFQGMSPKEMKWVEGKTNMKHYVKGENLYSTEGSGEQIYFLKEGSVKLSTLSPDGQEFTREILRPGDLFGELMPDNRSKFLDESYAQAMEETIICAMSERNFEELLRMKPNLTVRLVKLMGLKLRTIEAKLTDLVFKSVRERLAGLLVKLAEEFGQKFEGFLRIGTSVAHQEMANLIGSSRETTTLTLNEFKRAGIIEIKGREIFIKNISRLKF from the coding sequence ATGAATAAAAAAACCAAACTCTGGTATCTCTCCAATATTAATTTATTCCAAGGGATGTCGCCGAAAGAAATGAAATGGGTGGAAGGAAAAACCAACATGAAACATTATGTGAAGGGAGAAAATCTTTATTCGACCGAGGGCTCGGGCGAACAAATTTATTTCCTGAAAGAGGGCTCGGTAAAGCTATCCACGCTTTCACCAGACGGCCAAGAATTTACTCGTGAGATTTTGCGGCCCGGCGACTTGTTCGGCGAGCTAATGCCGGATAACAGGTCCAAATTTCTGGATGAAAGCTACGCCCAGGCAATGGAAGAAACAATAATTTGCGCAATGTCGGAACGCAATTTTGAAGAGCTATTGAGAATGAAGCCCAATTTAACGGTTAGGTTGGTTAAGCTGATGGGGTTGAAGCTTCGTACAATCGAGGCCAAACTTACCGATCTTGTTTTTAAGAGCGTCAGAGAGAGATTGGCAGGCCTTCTTGTTAAATTGGCCGAAGAGTTCGGCCAAAAATTTGAAGGATTTTTGCGGATCGGGACAAGTGTCGCTCACCAGGAGATGGCAAATCTTATTGGTTCAAGCCGTGAAACCACGACGCTCACATTAAATGAGTTCAAAAGAGCAGGGATTATCGAAATCAAAGGTCGAGAGATCTTCATTAAAAATATATCAAGGCTTAAGTTCTAG